The proteins below are encoded in one region of Herpetosiphonaceae bacterium:
- a CDS encoding CoA pyrophosphatase — translation MALDLQTLKQRLTDPASDGLWLRDRLMLHFVDGGAARPIAPPPGAPTPHQGAVLALLYPHDGEICLPLTVRNAALRKHSGEVSLPGGRFDEDDRELRRTALREAWEELAITPAAVTLWSTLTTVWIPVSNFQITPFVGWSDLRPEFTPATSEVAELIEVPLRTLIDPTIIRAEEWERNGVRMHVPFFQVGEYKVWGATALVLAELVGKLVER, via the coding sequence ATGGCACTCGATCTACAGACGCTCAAGCAGCGGCTGACCGATCCGGCTAGCGATGGCCTCTGGCTGCGCGATCGGCTGATGCTACATTTTGTCGATGGCGGCGCGGCGCGTCCGATCGCGCCGCCGCCGGGCGCGCCCACGCCACATCAGGGCGCGGTGCTGGCGCTGCTCTACCCGCACGACGGCGAGATCTGCCTGCCGCTGACGGTGCGCAACGCAGCGCTGCGCAAACACTCCGGCGAGGTGTCGCTGCCGGGCGGGCGCTTCGATGAGGACGATCGCGAGCTGCGGCGGACGGCACTACGTGAGGCGTGGGAGGAGCTGGCGATCACTCCGGCGGCGGTGACGCTGTGGAGTACGCTCACGACGGTCTGGATTCCGGTCAGCAACTTCCAGATCACGCCCTTCGTCGGCTGGTCCGATCTGCGTCCGGAGTTCACGCCCGCCACCAGCGAGGTCGCCGAGCTGATCGAGGTGCCGCTGCGCACGCTCATCGATCCCACGATCATCCGCGCCGAGGAGTGGGAGCGCAACGGCGTGCGGATGCATGTGCCGTTCTTTCAGGTGGGCGAGTATAAGGTCTGGGGCGCGACGGCGCTGGTGCTGGCCGAGCTGGTGGGCAAGCTGGTCGAGCGGTAG
- a CDS encoding hemolysin family protein, with the protein MEDSTGSLVIRIMAVLLLVGLNGFFVAAEFALVGARASRLDQLSEEGRGGAKLARYMQNHLDRYIAASQLGITVASLLLGWLGEDTFAQLIEPPVAHALEALLGPIPAVSGYATAISTTIGFAVAIFIVTTLHIVLGEQAPKVFAIRSAEQVAIFCARPLQIFNNVFALLIRFLDWLTNLVLRLFGVRGQTGHHGPPTLEELRMMVQASGKGGEIAQEEQELLINVFDFGSRAAYQVMIPRTDVRTIDDDATVREFLQMFSETGHTRFPVLGSGGIDDVRGIISAKDLLVALGDGSISFDQPIQPLIRPAFFRPDTKRVSDLMHEMQGDRQRMAVLIDEYGGMAGIVTQEDLVEEIVGELDDELDTNPDDIRPIDEQRAVVEGSTHIDDVNHELELQIPSGDYETIAGFILNCLGRLPNEGETIHYDGIVLTVLEMQGPRIARVEIRRT; encoded by the coding sequence ATGGAAGACTCAACAGGTAGTCTGGTTATTCGGATCATGGCCGTTCTGCTGCTCGTCGGTTTGAACGGCTTCTTCGTTGCGGCAGAGTTCGCGCTGGTCGGGGCGCGAGCCTCGCGGCTGGATCAACTCTCCGAAGAGGGACGCGGCGGCGCGAAGCTGGCGCGCTACATGCAAAACCATCTCGATCGGTATATCGCCGCGTCGCAGCTCGGCATCACGGTGGCGAGCCTGCTGCTGGGCTGGCTGGGCGAGGATACCTTTGCCCAGTTGATCGAGCCGCCCGTGGCGCATGCGCTTGAGGCGCTGCTCGGCCCGATCCCGGCGGTTTCGGGCTATGCGACGGCGATCAGCACGACGATCGGCTTTGCGGTGGCGATCTTTATCGTCACGACGCTGCATATCGTGCTGGGCGAGCAAGCGCCCAAGGTCTTTGCGATCCGGTCCGCGGAGCAGGTCGCGATCTTTTGTGCGCGGCCTTTGCAGATCTTCAACAATGTGTTTGCCCTGCTGATCCGCTTTCTCGACTGGCTGACCAATCTGGTGCTGCGGCTCTTCGGCGTGCGCGGCCAGACCGGCCACCACGGCCCGCCGACGCTGGAGGAGCTGCGGATGATGGTGCAGGCCAGCGGCAAGGGCGGTGAGATTGCCCAGGAAGAGCAGGAGTTGCTGATCAATGTCTTCGACTTCGGCTCGCGGGCGGCGTATCAGGTGATGATTCCACGCACCGATGTGCGAACCATCGACGACGATGCGACGGTGCGTGAGTTTCTTCAGATGTTCAGCGAAACCGGCCACACGCGCTTTCCGGTGCTCGGCTCAGGCGGCATCGACGATGTGCGCGGGATTATCTCGGCTAAGGATCTGCTGGTTGCGCTCGGCGACGGCAGCATCTCCTTCGATCAGCCGATCCAGCCGTTGATCCGGCCCGCGTTCTTCCGCCCCGACACGAAGCGCGTCAGCGATCTGATGCACGAGATGCAGGGGGATCGGCAGCGCATGGCGGTGCTGATCGACGAGTACGGCGGGATGGCCGGTATCGTGACGCAGGAAGATCTGGTCGAGGAGATCGTCGGCGAGCTGGACGACGAGCTGGATACCAATCCCGACGATATTCGTCCGATCGACGAGCAGCGCGCGGTGGTCGAGGGCAGCACGCACATCGACGATGTCAACCATGAGCTTGAGCTTCAGATCCCAAGCGGCGATTACGAGACGATCGCCGGATTTATCCTGAACTGCCTGGGCCGTCTGCCGAACGAGGGCGAAACCATCCATTACGATGGGATCGTGCTGACGGTGCTCGAAATGCAGGGGCCGAGGATCGCGCGGGTTGAGATTCGGAGGACGTGA
- a CDS encoding lysylphosphatidylglycerol synthase transmembrane domain-containing protein, which produces MLVSALFVWLTARGLEWSAFYSALRGARYEWLLPAVVVYFGAVWARTWRWHYMLRHMKPVSVARLFPVVVIGYMGNNVYPARAGEVIRSYVLKKKEGVSVSASLATVALERLFDGLVMCAFVFFALPFAPLPPIYQRIVIGFSLLFFVVLIVFLLLAAQPDRTDALAARLINALLPLRIRPGATALASKFLIGLHALRSPREVVMILLTSVAIWLTETGKYWVIAHAFPELNVNFMVLMLMTAVVNLATTLPSAPGYVGTFDKPGIEILKAFGQPANIAAAYTIVLHVALWLPITLLGFVFMAQESLRWRELELVTHDDPTTTPAILTE; this is translated from the coding sequence GTGTTGGTGAGCGCCCTATTTGTATGGCTGACGGCGCGAGGGTTGGAGTGGAGCGCGTTTTATTCGGCGCTGCGCGGCGCGCGCTACGAGTGGCTGCTGCCAGCGGTCGTGGTCTATTTCGGCGCTGTCTGGGCGCGCACCTGGCGCTGGCACTATATGCTGCGGCACATGAAGCCGGTGAGCGTCGCGCGGCTGTTTCCGGTGGTCGTGATCGGCTATATGGGCAACAATGTCTATCCGGCGCGAGCGGGCGAGGTGATTCGGTCGTATGTGCTGAAGAAGAAAGAAGGCGTGAGCGTCTCGGCCTCGCTGGCGACGGTGGCCCTGGAGCGGCTCTTCGATGGGCTGGTGATGTGCGCGTTCGTCTTTTTCGCGCTGCCGTTCGCGCCGCTGCCGCCGATCTACCAGCGGATTGTGATCGGCTTTAGTCTGCTCTTCTTTGTGGTGCTGATCGTCTTCTTGCTGCTTGCGGCGCAGCCCGATCGGACGGATGCCTTGGCGGCGCGGCTGATCAACGCGCTGCTGCCGCTGCGTATTCGGCCCGGCGCAACGGCGCTGGCGAGTAAGTTTCTGATCGGCCTCCACGCGCTGCGCTCCCCGCGCGAAGTGGTGATGATCCTGCTGACATCGGTCGCTATCTGGCTGACGGAGACGGGCAAGTACTGGGTGATCGCGCACGCATTTCCAGAGCTGAACGTCAATTTCATGGTGCTGATGCTGATGACGGCGGTCGTCAATCTGGCGACGACGCTACCCTCGGCGCCCGGCTACGTGGGCACGTTCGATAAGCCGGGGATCGAGATCCTCAAGGCGTTCGGGCAGCCCGCAAATATCGCCGCCGCCTATACGATCGTGCTGCATGTCGCGCTGTGGCTGCCGATCACGCTGCTGGGCTTTGTGTTCATGGCTCAGGAGAGCCTGCGCTGGCGTGAGCTGGAGCTGGTGACGCACGACGATCCGACGACCACTCCCGCAATCTTGACAGAGTAG
- a CDS encoding response regulator: MGVLFVLVKEQKLRTLWGETLNVFNFFDLALLPYGLILAWLGNENAGLFVVGLIPLLALHRSFAVHANLLKEQEATARLAHQQRQVQEATTILLSAADVHTQLDTLLKHLMEVFPIRQASVLVWGEIGEADEIVTRGRTGPTLPIGEWSEKLRMVCAHRHIVQLDQEYVTQTTDGHPVLLVPLVTPDDMVGCLVLLSASHFAWADPDIRLLETFAAQAALAIYQARLIAHLKSSQGRVVQSERLAAIGTLSAGVAHEFNNLLAGISGIAQLALITNTPEEQRSALDTVAQAAQQGSSITRGLLTFARRLEPKRELADINSAIEPVMLMLQAEFRRANIEVVRNLAPVPLLHCDVGMLSQVMLNLMTNAIDAMYPDGGTLTIDLYEQDGYAVLSVSDTGSGVPAHIRDKIFEPFVSTKTGHNGKLHGGTGLGLAISYGVITEHGGSITLNDRESGGTIMTIRLPIDPGRTTPSPAEEPDQTPLHMIVVDDEPLIAKALHGMLTQEGHIAHWFTEPRKALEALKREPVDLIFADLTMPEMDGLTLLSQVRQRMPWVKPVVITGHIDPRQLEKVREAGVTAIVEKPFSLDDIRAVVKEARVA; the protein is encoded by the coding sequence ATGGGCGTGCTTTTCGTGCTGGTCAAAGAGCAAAAGCTCAGGACTCTCTGGGGCGAAACGCTCAATGTTTTTAACTTTTTCGATCTAGCATTACTGCCGTATGGCCTGATTTTAGCCTGGCTTGGGAACGAGAACGCGGGCTTGTTTGTGGTTGGGCTGATCCCGCTGCTTGCGCTGCATCGCTCGTTTGCGGTTCATGCCAATCTTCTCAAGGAGCAGGAGGCTACAGCGCGTCTGGCTCACCAGCAGCGCCAGGTTCAGGAAGCGACGACGATTCTGCTCTCGGCTGCGGATGTGCATACCCAGCTTGATACGCTGCTTAAGCACCTGATGGAGGTCTTTCCGATCCGCCAGGCCAGCGTGCTGGTCTGGGGTGAGATAGGCGAGGCTGACGAAATTGTCACGCGCGGACGCACCGGCCCGACGCTGCCGATCGGCGAGTGGAGCGAGAAGCTGCGCATGGTCTGTGCGCATCGGCACATCGTCCAGCTCGATCAGGAGTATGTCACGCAGACCACCGATGGGCACCCCGTCTTGCTCGTCCCGCTCGTCACGCCCGACGATATGGTCGGATGTCTGGTGCTGCTGAGCGCCTCCCACTTTGCCTGGGCCGATCCCGATATTCGCCTGCTTGAGACTTTTGCCGCCCAGGCCGCGCTTGCGATCTACCAGGCCCGGCTGATCGCGCACCTCAAATCCTCTCAGGGACGTGTCGTTCAATCCGAGCGTCTCGCCGCGATCGGCACGTTGTCGGCGGGCGTGGCCCACGAGTTCAACAACCTGCTTGCCGGTATCAGCGGCATTGCCCAGCTTGCCCTGATCACCAACACCCCGGAGGAGCAGCGATCCGCGCTCGATACTGTGGCGCAGGCCGCGCAGCAGGGTAGCAGTATCACCCGTGGCCTGCTGACTTTCGCGCGGCGGCTGGAGCCGAAACGTGAGCTTGCCGACATCAACAGCGCGATCGAGCCGGTGATGCTGATGCTTCAGGCCGAGTTTCGCCGGGCGAATATCGAGGTGGTGCGTAACCTCGCGCCGGTGCCGCTCTTGCACTGCGACGTCGGCATGCTATCCCAGGTCATGCTCAACCTGATGACCAACGCCATCGATGCGATGTATCCCGACGGCGGTACGCTGACGATCGACCTCTACGAGCAGGATGGCTACGCCGTGCTGTCGGTCAGCGATACGGGCAGCGGCGTGCCTGCGCATATCCGCGACAAAATTTTCGAGCCGTTTGTCAGCACCAAGACGGGCCACAACGGCAAGCTCCACGGTGGCACCGGCCTGGGCCTGGCGATCTCCTACGGCGTCATAACCGAGCACGGCGGCTCGATCACGCTCAACGACCGCGAGAGCGGCGGCACGATCATGACGATCCGCCTGCCGATCGATCCAGGCCGAACTACACCATCGCCCGCCGAGGAGCCGGATCAAACCCCGCTGCATATGATTGTGGTCGACGACGAGCCGCTGATTGCCAAGGCGCTCCATGGCATGTTGACGCAAGAGGGGCATATCGCCCACTGGTTCACCGAGCCGCGCAAGGCGCTGGAGGCGCTCAAACGCGAGCCGGTAGACTTGATCTTTGCCGATCTGACGATGCCGGAGATGGATGGGCTGACCTTGCTGTCGCAGGTGCGGCAGCGCATGCCGTGGGTTAAGCCGGTGGTGATTACCGGACATATCGACCCACGGCAGCTAGAGAAGGTGCGTGAGGCAGGCGTCACCGCGATTGTTGAGAAGCCCTTTTCGCTCGACGACATCCGCGCCGTCGTCAAAGAAGCCCGCGTGGCATGA
- a CDS encoding class I SAM-dependent methyltransferase, protein MRDNYALDAELYDVVYADYTDDIAFYVEETRQADGPCLELGCGTGRVLIPVAEAGATVTGLDVAKPMISRARRKVAALPDEVRARVTLGEGDMRSFKLDTQFALIYIPFRAFLHLMQVSDQLVALNNIRRHLRPGGTLALNFFDPSLEYIVSHSGPIGGALHTTGETFVEPRSGNLLVEWATVQYTQHLQRIDQYFIYDEVDARGRVVGRLYRHLQMRYIFRWEFEHLLARCGFEVAALYGSFNRQPYGKAGQELIWVARKCEDG, encoded by the coding sequence ATGCGCGATAACTATGCGCTCGACGCCGAGCTGTACGATGTTGTGTATGCCGATTATACCGATGATATTGCGTTCTACGTCGAGGAGACGCGCCAGGCGGATGGGCCGTGTCTGGAGCTTGGCTGCGGCACGGGGCGGGTGCTGATTCCGGTAGCCGAGGCCGGGGCGACCGTGACGGGCCTGGATGTTGCCAAGCCGATGATCAGCCGTGCGCGGCGCAAGGTGGCGGCGCTTCCCGACGAGGTGCGCGCGCGCGTGACGCTCGGCGAGGGCGATATGCGCTCGTTCAAGCTCGATACGCAGTTTGCGCTGATCTACATTCCGTTTCGCGCTTTTCTGCACCTTATGCAGGTCAGCGATCAGCTTGTGGCGCTCAACAATATTCGGCGGCATCTGCGGCCCGGCGGTACACTGGCGCTCAATTTCTTCGATCCGTCGCTCGAATATATCGTCAGCCACAGCGGGCCGATCGGCGGGGCGCTGCATACCACTGGCGAGACGTTTGTGGAACCGCGCAGCGGGAATCTGCTGGTGGAGTGGGCAACCGTGCAGTATACCCAGCATTTACAGCGGATCGACCAGTATTTTATCTATGATGAGGTTGATGCGCGCGGGCGTGTGGTTGGGCGGCTGTATCGTCATTTGCAGATGCGCTATATCTTTCGCTGGGAGTTCGAGCATCTGCTGGCGCGCTGCGGCTTTGAGGTGGCGGCGCTGTATGGCTCGTTCAACCGGCAGCCCTATGGCAAGGCAGGCCAGGAGTTGATCTGGGTGGCGCGAAAATGTGAGGATGGGTAG
- a CDS encoding NAD(P)/FAD-dependent oxidoreductase, protein MKIGIIGGGFAGLTAAYDLLKAGHQVTVFEAAPQVGGLASGFKGEGWDWSLERFYHHIFSTDAAIIELAQAIGAGEMIFFNRQTTAFFCPEHGAHPVTTLGLLAYPHLPLIDRIRFGVSGLQLKLRGDWQRLERETAERHLIRWAGKRAYAALWKPLFDGKFGPYAPDINAAWIWARAKSRSFKLGYFKGGFQAFADALAASVSQRGGTILLNSPVQRLAQADGGWQVCLEGTEQHFDRVIVASSPPVLSRLVPMLPDVYTEKLQALKSIGAVVMVAALKRQLLTNGVYWLNITEGVLPFLALVEHTNMISPQHYGGDRLIYCGDYLPVEHRYFSMSAEAVQQEWLATLKIANPSFDQSWVKQTWLFREPYAQPIVPVNHSRNLPSLRTPLDGLFFASMSHVYPWDRGTNFAVELGHRVAREVLSG, encoded by the coding sequence ATGAAGATTGGCATCATCGGCGGCGGCTTTGCAGGTCTGACCGCCGCGTACGATCTGCTCAAGGCGGGGCATCAGGTGACGGTCTTCGAGGCCGCGCCGCAGGTGGGAGGGCTGGCCTCCGGCTTCAAAGGCGAGGGCTGGGACTGGTCGCTTGAGCGCTTCTACCACCATATTTTCAGCACCGACGCGGCGATCATCGAGCTGGCCCAGGCGATCGGCGCGGGCGAGATGATCTTTTTCAACAGGCAGACGACGGCCTTTTTCTGCCCTGAGCACGGCGCGCATCCCGTGACGACGCTGGGCCTGCTGGCGTATCCACATCTGCCGCTGATCGACCGGATTCGGTTTGGCGTGAGCGGCCTGCAACTGAAGCTGCGCGGCGACTGGCAACGTCTGGAGCGCGAAACCGCCGAGCGGCATCTGATCCGCTGGGCCGGGAAGCGGGCCTACGCCGCGCTGTGGAAGCCGCTCTTTGACGGCAAGTTCGGCCCGTACGCGCCCGACATCAACGCGGCCTGGATCTGGGCGCGGGCCAAATCGCGCTCGTTCAAGCTGGGCTACTTCAAGGGCGGCTTTCAAGCCTTTGCCGACGCGCTGGCCGCGTCTGTCAGCCAGCGTGGCGGCACGATCCTGCTGAACAGCCCGGTCCAGCGTCTGGCGCAGGCCGATGGCGGCTGGCAGGTCTGTCTGGAGGGCACCGAGCAGCACTTCGACCGCGTGATCGTCGCGTCGTCGCCTCCGGTGCTGAGCAGGCTTGTGCCAATGCTGCCGGACGTTTATACTGAGAAGCTGCAAGCGCTGAAGTCGATCGGCGCGGTGGTGATGGTCGCTGCGCTCAAGCGGCAGCTCTTGACCAATGGCGTCTACTGGCTGAACATAACCGAAGGCGTGCTGCCCTTTCTGGCGCTGGTCGAGCACACAAATATGATCTCGCCGCAGCACTACGGCGGCGATCGGCTGATCTACTGCGGTGATTATCTGCCGGTGGAGCATCGCTATTTCTCGATGTCGGCGGAGGCAGTGCAGCAAGAGTGGCTGGCGACGCTGAAGATTGCCAATCCCAGCTTCGATCAAAGCTGGGTTAAGCAGACCTGGCTATTCCGCGAGCCGTACGCGCAGCCGATCGTGCCGGTGAATCATTCGCGCAATCTGCCGTCGCTGCGAACGCCGCTGGATGGTTTATTCTTTGCCAGCATGAGCCATGTGTATCCGTGGGATCGCGGAACAAATTTTGCGGTGGAGCTAGGGCATCGCGTGGCGCGTGAGGTGCTATCGGGGTAA
- the cysS gene encoding cysteine--tRNA ligase has translation MRLYNTLSRRVEEAEFPSGVVKMYVCGITPYETSHLGHARVGVVYDTLRRYLEHQGLRVRYVQNVTDIDEPLFERARRDGVRWQDLGEQQTERYLRALQRLNIEKPEFYVRATSVIPEMISVITRLIEQGHAYVRNGSVYYHAASHENFGAIAHADYQTMLAMANEMGNNPDDPNKLDPLDFVLWQPSKEDEPAWESPWGPGRPGWHIECSTMATEYLGSQIDIHGGGTDLIFPHHACEIAQAEPVTGVTPFVRYWMHTGMVSLSGTKMSKSLGNMVFVDEVLTSYSPPALRLAILSYPYGAEFEYADQAVARAEEIVTTLREALAATGADRGYVLDGEQDRARFLAALADNFDTPTAIVVLSDLAAAVITAAQAQQDVRPAQRVLHDMANVLGAQLWPV, from the coding sequence ATGCGACTTTATAACACGCTAAGTCGCCGCGTGGAGGAAGCAGAGTTTCCCAGCGGCGTGGTCAAAATGTACGTCTGCGGTATCACACCATACGAAACCAGCCACCTGGGCCATGCGCGCGTGGGCGTCGTCTATGATACGCTGCGACGCTACCTCGAACATCAGGGCCTTCGCGTCCGCTACGTGCAAAACGTGACCGACATCGACGAGCCGCTGTTTGAGCGAGCCCGGCGCGACGGCGTGCGCTGGCAGGATCTCGGCGAGCAGCAGACCGAGCGCTACCTCAGAGCGTTGCAGCGGCTCAACATCGAAAAGCCGGAGTTCTACGTGCGGGCTACCAGCGTTATTCCAGAGATGATCTCGGTCATCACCAGGCTGATCGAGCAGGGCCACGCCTACGTGCGCAACGGCAGCGTCTACTACCATGCCGCATCGCATGAGAACTTCGGCGCAATCGCCCACGCCGATTACCAGACGATGCTGGCGATGGCGAATGAGATGGGCAACAACCCCGACGATCCCAACAAGCTCGATCCGCTGGATTTCGTGCTCTGGCAGCCTTCAAAAGAGGACGAGCCCGCCTGGGAGAGCCCGTGGGGGCCAGGACGCCCCGGCTGGCATATCGAATGCTCAACCATGGCAACCGAGTACCTGGGCTCGCAGATCGATATTCATGGCGGCGGCACGGATCTGATCTTCCCGCATCATGCCTGCGAGATCGCGCAGGCAGAGCCGGTGACGGGCGTGACGCCGTTCGTGCGCTACTGGATGCATACCGGCATGGTGTCCCTCAGCGGCACGAAAATGTCCAAATCGCTGGGCAACATGGTCTTTGTCGACGAGGTGCTGACGAGCTACTCGCCGCCTGCGCTACGTCTGGCGATCTTGAGCTATCCCTATGGCGCGGAGTTCGAGTATGCCGATCAGGCGGTCGCGCGCGCCGAGGAGATCGTCACGACGCTGCGGGAGGCGCTGGCAGCCACCGGCGCGGATCGCGGCTATGTGCTCGACGGCGAGCAGGACCGCGCGCGATTCCTTGCCGCGCTGGCCGACAACTTCGATACCCCCACCGCCATCGTCGTCCTGTCGGATCTGGCAGCCGCAGTTATTACCGCAGCGCAGGCCCAACAGGATGTGCGCCCAGCCCAGCGTGTCTTGCACGACATGGCAAACGTTCTTGGAGCGCAACTTTGGCCTGTTTAA